A stretch of Arachis hypogaea cultivar Tifrunner chromosome 15, arahy.Tifrunner.gnm2.J5K5, whole genome shotgun sequence DNA encodes these proteins:
- the LOC112747732 gene encoding thiosulfate sulfurtransferase 18-like gives MALLIVPRWLLSLVLLLHFLLCCLGVNVVTVNVAAAKGLINTGYLYLDVRTVEEFRKGHVDAAKVVNIPYMLDTPKGKVKNPDFLKEVSSVCNKEDHLVVGCQSGVRSLYATTDLVADGYKDVKDMGGGYMEWVKNKFPVKSSLGKEDL, from the exons ATGGCTCTTCTAATTGTACCTCGTTGGTTGCTGTCCCTTGTTCTTCTCCTTCACTTTCTGTTGTGTTGCTTAGGAGTCAATGTTGTCACCGTTAATGTTGCTGCTGCCAAGGGCCTTATCAACACCGGCTACCTTTATCTCGATGTCAG AACTGTGGAGGAGTTTAGAAAAGGGCATGTAGATGCTGCTAAGGTCGTTAACATTCCATACATGTTGGATACACCCAAGG GTAAGGTCAAGAATCCAGACTTTCTAAAAGAGGTTTCATCTGTTTGCAACAAAGAAGACCATCTCGTTGTG GGTTGTCAAAGTGGAGTGAGATCTCTGTATGCAACTACCGATCTTGTTGCTGAT GGCTACAAGGATGTGAAGGACATGGGAGGAGGTTATATGGAGTGGGTCAAAAACAAGTTTCCAGTGAAATCATCATTAGGGAAAGAGGATCTCTAA
- the LOC112747731 gene encoding protein NUCLEAR FUSION DEFECTIVE 4-like, whose product MSLFARVVGGEEGGKWIGLVTAIWVQAICGNNYTFANYSDVLKSLMSLSQMQLNNLSVAKDVGKAFGLLSGLASHHFSTSLILIIGATMGFIGYGLQYLVVSQTITPLPYWLMCVFLCMGGNSTTWMNTAVLVTCMRNFPKNRGPISGILKGYVGLSTAIFTDICSALFSSDPSKFLLMLTIVPAVICCIAAVFLRETPPASTCAQEKKEAQFLNTFNFIAVMVAVYLLAFDVSGIHGHVFSLIFTAGLLILLVMPLLVPLYVIIFNSTDLDEEQQIHEALLDGDKKVEEVEIIKQKPVIGEEHSIGEMVRTIEFWIMFVSFLCGVGTGMCVMNMGQMGEALGYSDVSIFISFISIWGFFGRIVSGSLSEYYIRKSGMPRLVWNAGAQILMSIGYIALAMALPGSLYIGSMVVGICYGVYFTITPAAASELFGLKYYGIVYNILILNLPIGSFIFSGLIAGYLYDVEATSVPGGGNTCIGAHCYRLVYVIMAFASLFGCVLDVLLAVRTNKVYYNIYQDTRSLANSIQ is encoded by the exons ATGTCGTTATTTGCCAGGGTTGTAGGTGGAGAAGAAGGTGGAAAATGGATAGGACTAGTAACCGCCATATGGGTTCAAGCAATATGTGGAAACAACTACACTTTCGCCAACTACTCCGATGTTTTGAAGTCCCTAATGTCTCTATCACAGATGCAACTCAACAATCTCTCTGTTGCTAAGGATGTTGGCAAGGCCTTTGGTCTTCTCTCTGGTCTTGCTTCTCATCACTTCTCTACTTCACTTATTCTCATTATTGGAGCCACCATGGGATTCATTGGTTATGGTCTTCAATACCTTGTTGTCAGCCAAACAATTACTCCACTCCCTTATTGGCTG ATGTGTGTATTCTTGTGTATGGGGGGAAACAGCACAACATGGATGAACACAGCAGTTCTTGTTACTTGTATGAGGAACTTCCCGAAGAACAGAGGACCAATTTCTGGGATTCTAAAGGGTTATGTTGGACTCAGCACTGCAATCTTCACTGACATATGTTCTGCGTTGTTCTCCTCAGACCCTTCCAAGTTTCTGCTAATGCTTACCATTGTTCCTGCCGTCATTTGCTGCATTGCTGCTGTTTTCCTTCGCGAAACGCCGCCGGCTTCCACTTGTGctcaagagaagaaagaagctcAGTTCCTCAACACATTCAACTTCATTGCTGTCATGGTAGCTGTTTATCTTTTAGCCTTTGATGTTAGCGGAATTCATGGCCATgttttttccttgattttcaCAGCTGGGCTTCTTATCCTATTGGTCATGCCGCTTCTTGTGCCTTTGTATGTGATCATCTTCAATAGTACTGATCTAGACGAAGAACAACAAATTCATGAAGCGTTGCTTGATGGGGACAAGAAGGTGGAGGAAGTTGAAATTATAAAACAAAAGCCTGTTATAGGGGAGGAACATAGCATAGGTGAAATGGTGAGAACCATTGAATTTTGGATcatgtttgtgtctttccttTGTGGAGTAGGAACAGGAATGTGTGTGATGAACATGGGGCAGATGGGAGAAGCACTTGGTTACTCCGATGTTTCAATCTTCATTTCCTTCATTAGCATATGGGGTTTCTTCGGACGCATTGTTTCTGGCTCGCTCTCAGAATACTACATCAG AAAATCAGGGATGCCAAGGCTAGTATGGAATGCAGGTGCACAAATCCTTATGAGTATAGGGTACATTGCATTGGCTATGGCATTGCCAGGGTCACTATACATAGGTTCAATGGTAGTGGGAATATGCTATGGAGTTTACTTTACAATAACACCAGCAGCAGCTTCAGAGTTATTTGGGCTTAAATACTATGGCATAGTATACAACATTCTAATTCTGAACCTTCCTATTGGCTCATTCATCTTCTCTGGCCTCATTGCTGGCTACCTATATGATGTTGAAGCCACAAGTGTGCCTGGTGGGGGCAACACTTGCATTGGTGCACATTGTTATAGGCTTGTTTATGTCATTATGGCTTTTGCTTCTCTATTTGGCTGTGTCTTGGATGTGCTTCTTGCTGTTAGAACAAATAAGGTTTATTACAACATCTATCAAGACACAAGAAGCCTTGCCAATTCAATCCAATAG